The proteins below are encoded in one region of Puntigrus tetrazona isolate hp1 chromosome 5, ASM1883169v1, whole genome shotgun sequence:
- the rtn4r gene encoding reticulon-4 receptor isoform X2: MNGCPAKCVCYSEPRPTVACQQQGLFSIPTEIPVRSQRIFLQSNKLTVVRSTSFSSVHNLTVLWMYSNNISHIEAGAFYGLERLEELDISDNSNLRIISPTAFRGLTKLHTLHLHKCGLSELPVGVFRGLFSLQYLFLQDNNLLALHDDTFLDLANLTYLFLHNNKIKVVTDHMLRGLINLDRLLLHQNRIVHVQQRAFNDLGKLTTLFLFFNNLTMLTGEAMNPLVSLQYLRLNGNQWICDCRARPLWDWFKRFKGSSSELECHLPSSLNGKDLKRLKNDDLEGCVDSPSQVQTSIFNTKARSGKFLSLDDPLIESIPRCCLSDNDKSSIISSKSLPDPSSYNSRQITNNPLKEKENISKTKFREVERTKNDTRNKQSLNDGPLGTMSNNLDQNMDKINPDLLDNLEPSTAPTRKKKKCSKKPKSDQYCLKAHASTAQVLAILFLPLFWLSLALS, encoded by the coding sequence ATGAACGGCTGCCCGGCGAAGTGCGTGTGCTACAGCGAGCCGAGGCCAACCGTGGCCTGTCAACAGCAGGGCCTGTTCTCCATTCCCACCGAGATCCCTGTCCGTAGCCAGCGAATATTCCTCCAGAGCAACAAACTGACAGTGGTGCGATCAACCAGCTTTAGTTCAGTGCATAATCTCACCGTCCTGTGGATGTACTCAAATAACATCAGCCATATCGAGGCGGGGGCCTTCTACGGGCTggagagactggaagaattagACATCAGCGACAACAGCAACCTTCGCATCATCAGTCCCACTGCGTTTCGGGGCCTGACCAAGCTGCATACCCTTCACCTGCACAAGTGTGGGCTGTCCGAGCTCCCGGTGGGAGTTTTCCGAGGACTCTTCTCACTTCAGTATCTTTTCCTGCAGGATAATAACCTTCTGGCGCTGCACGACGACACTTTCCTGGACTTGGCCAACCTTACCTACCTATTCTTGCATAACAACAAGATCAAGGTGGTGACCGATCACATGCTGCGTGGTCTTATCAACCTTGACCGCTTGCTCCTGCACCAGAACCGCATTGTGCACGTGCAGCAGCGGGCTTTCAATGACCTGGGCAAGCTGACCaccttgtttctctttttcaacAACCTCACCATGCTGACGGGAGAGGCCATGAACCCGCTGGTGTCCCTCCAGTACCTGAGGCTCAACGGAAATCAGTGGATTTGCGACTGTCGCGCCAGGCCGCTGTGGGACTGGTTCAAACGCTTCAAAGGGTCCAGCTCTGAGTTGGAGTGCCACCTTCCGTCCTCTCTAAACGGGAAGGACCTTAAGCGTCTGAAGAACGATGATTTGGAGGGATGCGTGGATTCTCCATCGCAGGTTCAGACCAGCATCTTCAACACCAAGGCACGCTCCGGAAAGTTCCTCTCGCTCGACGATCCTCTCATTGAAAGCATTCCCAGGTGCTGTCTTTCGGATAACGACAAATCCTCCATTATCTCCAGTAAGTCCCTGCCGGATCCTTCATCTTACAACAGCCGACAGATCACCAACAATCCCCTGAAAGAGAAGGAGAACATCTCCAAGACCAAGTTTCGGGAGGTGGAGCGAACGAAAAACGACACTCGCAATAAGCAGAGTCTCAACGATGGTCCTTTGGGAACCATGTCCAACAATCTCGACCAGAACATGGACAAAATCAACCCAGATCTCCTGGACAATCTGGAACCTTCTACAGCGCCcaccagaaagaaaaaaaagtgctccAAAAAGCCCAAATCAGACCAGTATTGTCTAAAGGCTCACGCATCCACCGCTCAAGTATTGGCCATTCTCTTTCTCCCCTTGTTCTGGTTGTCTCTGGCTTTGTCCTAG
- the rtn4r gene encoding reticulon-4 receptor isoform X1 — protein sequence MKTLIVEGGRLLCLVLWLNLVPVMNGCPAKCVCYSEPRPTVACQQQGLFSIPTEIPVRSQRIFLQSNKLTVVRSTSFSSVHNLTVLWMYSNNISHIEAGAFYGLERLEELDISDNSNLRIISPTAFRGLTKLHTLHLHKCGLSELPVGVFRGLFSLQYLFLQDNNLLALHDDTFLDLANLTYLFLHNNKIKVVTDHMLRGLINLDRLLLHQNRIVHVQQRAFNDLGKLTTLFLFFNNLTMLTGEAMNPLVSLQYLRLNGNQWICDCRARPLWDWFKRFKGSSSELECHLPSSLNGKDLKRLKNDDLEGCVDSPSQVQTSIFNTKARSGKFLSLDDPLIESIPRCCLSDNDKSSIISSKSLPDPSSYNSRQITNNPLKEKENISKTKFREVERTKNDTRNKQSLNDGPLGTMSNNLDQNMDKINPDLLDNLEPSTAPTRKKKKCSKKPKSDQYCLKAHASTAQVLAILFLPLFWLSLALS from the coding sequence GTGGTCGCCTCCTCTGCCTGGTGTTGTGGCTTAACCTGGTGCCAGTGATGAACGGCTGCCCGGCGAAGTGCGTGTGCTACAGCGAGCCGAGGCCAACCGTGGCCTGTCAACAGCAGGGCCTGTTCTCCATTCCCACCGAGATCCCTGTCCGTAGCCAGCGAATATTCCTCCAGAGCAACAAACTGACAGTGGTGCGATCAACCAGCTTTAGTTCAGTGCATAATCTCACCGTCCTGTGGATGTACTCAAATAACATCAGCCATATCGAGGCGGGGGCCTTCTACGGGCTggagagactggaagaattagACATCAGCGACAACAGCAACCTTCGCATCATCAGTCCCACTGCGTTTCGGGGCCTGACCAAGCTGCATACCCTTCACCTGCACAAGTGTGGGCTGTCCGAGCTCCCGGTGGGAGTTTTCCGAGGACTCTTCTCACTTCAGTATCTTTTCCTGCAGGATAATAACCTTCTGGCGCTGCACGACGACACTTTCCTGGACTTGGCCAACCTTACCTACCTATTCTTGCATAACAACAAGATCAAGGTGGTGACCGATCACATGCTGCGTGGTCTTATCAACCTTGACCGCTTGCTCCTGCACCAGAACCGCATTGTGCACGTGCAGCAGCGGGCTTTCAATGACCTGGGCAAGCTGACCaccttgtttctctttttcaacAACCTCACCATGCTGACGGGAGAGGCCATGAACCCGCTGGTGTCCCTCCAGTACCTGAGGCTCAACGGAAATCAGTGGATTTGCGACTGTCGCGCCAGGCCGCTGTGGGACTGGTTCAAACGCTTCAAAGGGTCCAGCTCTGAGTTGGAGTGCCACCTTCCGTCCTCTCTAAACGGGAAGGACCTTAAGCGTCTGAAGAACGATGATTTGGAGGGATGCGTGGATTCTCCATCGCAGGTTCAGACCAGCATCTTCAACACCAAGGCACGCTCCGGAAAGTTCCTCTCGCTCGACGATCCTCTCATTGAAAGCATTCCCAGGTGCTGTCTTTCGGATAACGACAAATCCTCCATTATCTCCAGTAAGTCCCTGCCGGATCCTTCATCTTACAACAGCCGACAGATCACCAACAATCCCCTGAAAGAGAAGGAGAACATCTCCAAGACCAAGTTTCGGGAGGTGGAGCGAACGAAAAACGACACTCGCAATAAGCAGAGTCTCAACGATGGTCCTTTGGGAACCATGTCCAACAATCTCGACCAGAACATGGACAAAATCAACCCAGATCTCCTGGACAATCTGGAACCTTCTACAGCGCCcaccagaaagaaaaaaaagtgctccAAAAAGCCCAAATCAGACCAGTATTGTCTAAAGGCTCACGCATCCACCGCTCAAGTATTGGCCATTCTCTTTCTCCCCTTGTTCTGGTTGTCTCTGGCTTTGTCCTAG